In Engraulis encrasicolus isolate BLACKSEA-1 chromosome 15, IST_EnEncr_1.0, whole genome shotgun sequence, the genomic window ACATGactccaataatgttgagtgttcactgacccattacagaaaaaaagtaaacACCAGAATAATTTACAACATGGGGACTGAATAAGATACAGAAAACATGATATAACATGAAACTACAAATTTCTCTACAGTACCATtacaccggtgacccgggtttgattctagCCCGAGGTTCTTTGTCTCAAATCTCAAATGAAGACATAAAAGGACCAAAATTatctattaaaaaacaaaaacttaaAAAAGAATGCTAAGTGCTCTAGCGATCTCTGGGTCTAGTCGCTGAGGCGCAGTCTGAATTCAGCCCAAAAAATACCTTAAAAAAAAGTTCCAATTTTAATTTTAcaccacagtgtccctttaattgacAGCCAAATGCTGTTTTGTCACACTGTTTGTAGTCGGGTCTCCAGCTGTgtctgatgtgctgtgctgtgctgtgtgcgcaGGTGTCTTCTGAGATGTCCCACTCTAGAAAAGTCTTTTCCACATAGATCGCAGGCGTACGGCTTCTCTCCCGTGTGAATGTGTTCGTGTTGCTTGAGATTCGACACGTGGTAAAAACGCTTCCCGCACACGCTGCACTGGTAGGGTTTCTCTACTGTGTGGACCCGCTGGTGTCTCATCAGACCTCTGGATGCAAGGAAGCTTTTCCCACAGAGAGAGCAGTGATATGGCTTCGCTCCTGCTGCGTGGATTCTCTGGTGCCGTTTTAGATAGGCCCTCTTATCGAAGCTCTTGCCGCAAACATGGCAGTTTAATTTGGAGTCCGGGAGAGCGGTGGAtttggagagagcagaggaggaggacggtTGGGATCCTCGTCCTGttcctgcatttaaaaaaaaacacaacaatcatCCCTTCATtataaatcaaaataaaataaaatgtacgtCTATATTCATCAAGCATCCCTATAACAACCTCACCTGCAGTATACTGTGACCTGGCCATATTACGGGATGTATATACAAACATGGACATGGCAGACTGACTTCACAAATGTAACAATTCATCTAGAAAGAGACTTTACCGCAATTTAACGTAAGCAGAATCCAACAAATAATTCGCCAGAAGGTGCCAGCTGTTTGGCTAAAGCAAAATAGCTGGATAGTCGGATCTGAGTTCCGCCATTTGCgccacacgtgggccctttttaatacgttggctcaaactattttttagactcattggcttactgccacactgcctgcactggacacttccaaagttctttcactacatgcagcaattggggttgtgaaagactgactgaaaaacctaggctagagctgcaccagatcctgatttttaggtaactgccagataccggatccggatcctgtgaaaaaccctattatcctgccggatccggattgATTTGCTTGGTACGGGAATCGTGGCCCTTAGCCCCAAAAACCTGGGCCACCAGCCCCTATCGCACCTGGCCCCTGTAGGTGAGAAAACAGTTAGCACCACGGGAGCACAGAGCGGCTTGAATTGAACCTGCAGTGCAAATGTAGTAGTCCACATATATCCCACTTAACAGTTTTATTTACATTGTACCATGATAAATATgtgtattttttaattattattttgtgaAGTTATTGCCAACTTATGAATATATTACATCAATTCACATTTTACCTGACTATGACAGAAATAACTAGGTCCTTTTACTTTTTCATCCCTGTAACTTTTAGGCTAAACAGGCAACAGTGccaacatattttttttaaatgaaagcaTTTAGGGTGGGATTATTCAATTAATCAAAGGTTTTGTAATTACGAGTCAAGTCAACAAAGTTAATAGGAATTTTTATGTACTCAGTCAACTGTCAAGCATCCTGAaacctgtttctcgaaagcatacaAGCACAGTAGCTAACCACTTAGCATCTTACttggttcccaatgggaaattgcattgcaaccaagttgctaactaagttagcaaagGGTTTCAGTATCTAACGTAACCCCGACCAGTATTATGGGCCATCATCATTATACTGTAAGACAACACACAGGGcaagcgctaggcataggcagtcgcctagggcggCTAATCTCGAGGGGGATGCCAATAACACTCAAAAGTCCCAAAAAATTAGAACGTCAACcggaataaaacattaaactttacattgattCACAAATGTACCTTATTCAGATCAGATGTACAATTCACCCCACTTGAATACCATATTTTATTTACAAATACAAATTTACATTATTCAGATCAGATGTACAATTCACCCCACTTAAATACCATATTCTATTTAATTATGTAACATGACATGCATAGGCATTTAATTTATAAGAAACAATTTTAAACCAATTTAAAATACTATGATGAATAGGAAGCCCATAATGActtgagtgtgtgttttattctcagaacacacaaacatgtattgtATTTCTTTTAATGATGGGAAAAAGTTAAGCTACCTCACTACAAAATCTTAGATCACTTCTGAACTTCTAATTTcttctaaagcacatttaaacaaaATACACTCCAAAGACATAGCAAGGAACAGAATTTACCAAAAAATCACATAATGTACACTACAAGCAAAttataactttaaaaaaaaatcacagatgCAATATGAAATCATAACCAGAAACAAGGGTAACACTAatagatgcataaaaagcattataaagacttacttgataattaactaatgataaacaaaacacTAACAATATTTGTTTTATAATTTACTAAATCGTATTAAAGCTTAATGTTTAATCATTTGCAAACAATGTAAAAGtttgataaataaaaaatattaacatatttcccattcatttacaaacatttgtttctGTTTTGTTCATCATCAGTTAATtacttactaagtctttataCTGTAATGCTTTGCACAGCAGTGGCAGCAAGCTACAATCGAACAAAGAGCATGTACCTGAAAGCTTAACTGTTCAGCAGGGCCTTAAAGCGCTACTGAGGTGCTGATTAAATGTACCCATTTATGTATAAAAGGTGGATTAAAACGTTGTCAATAAAATGTGGATAAAAACTCCATCGTGActggtgcgttttagccccctaaattaTCCATTTAATGTACATGTAAACAGCTTTTCAGAGACCGCCTAAAAAAGGTAATGCATATAAATGGTCATGTTTATTAATGAATGGTAATTACAGTCATTACTAGATAGCAGAAAAGCATTATCCAGACTGCATTATTCATCGAATATTCAGCTTGAACGCATTTAATTCAATGTATATGTACTGCTTAACGCAGCAAACATCTGGTTGTTAAGGTAATCAATAACATTATCTACGCTAGTGCTACTACCGCTACTCAGGCCCATGTCTGTCTCCTGCGTAGCTGCTGTGGCGGCTGCGGCCCTCTTTCTGTGCGAAAGGCCCATGTCTGTCTCCTGATTGGCTGCGGCCTTCTTCCTGTGCGACAGCTTGTGTCGTGACAGACTTCCTGCCTGCGAGAAACATGCCCCACACTGTCCACAGCAGTACGGCTTGTCCCCCGTGTGCGTGCGAAGGTGTGTTTTGAGATTTCCCAACGAGGAAAAACGCTGAACGCActcggtgcagcggtagggtttctctcctgtgtggatgcgAAAGTGAGTTCTGAGATTTCCCAACTGCGAGAAGCGGCGGCCGCACTCTGAGCAGTGATAAGGTCTCTCTCCTGTATGGATGCGTTTGTGACGCTTCAGATCTTTTGGCCGTGGACAAACTGTCCCACACTGTTCACAGACGCAGCCctttttccttgtgtgtgtgtgctggtcttgTTCAAGGTTGTACTGGTCTTGTTCGGGCTGGTCTTCTGTGTGAGCATCCTTTTGGTGCGTTTCCATCACTGCCTTTCTGGAGAAATCCTTTCCACACACAGGACACTTATATGGCCTCCCATTATCCACCTCTGTCTCTGGGGGGGCTGTGAATTTGGGGACTGCTGATGATGACGGTTGTAGTCCTCTTCCTACAACAcccaccaaaaacaaacaaacaaacaaaccaaaaatgtAACCTGTAACGCTTTGTACATTTTTGTCAAGAATGCCTACAATAACTAACTCTCGCCAGATCCTTGTGAATTATAAGTTAAGTGgagcagttgtttcagacaacaatggccgtTCACATGGACTCCCTTGTAAAAATGTAGATGGATTTTTCATCTAGCCACTTGGCATTTTGGAATTCTTGTCTGTACAAGCATGGAATACGTCCATGAAAAATCCAGctattgattctgtaatttcaactgtatttttgaATGTGTGAGTAGTTTAAGTTGCACCTCATCAAAAATGTCACACAAGTGACATTCTTTctccaatcacgtgcaaggatttttttGGACAAAAATTACGCATTCACAGACCTAAGTGTATggcctagcctagtaaactagcgccacccgctggcgatcaatttttttttaacctgcaaCTGATCTAGCCTTGGTCTATAGCCATGAACTGCCAAAAtcccctgaatctggcaaaccaatcacaacgcagagatgtgttttgaatcaaagtgggcggggttctgagggagtggcgacgaagCCCGTGACGCTGGGTAAGCACAACAACGagaaagatggcgctgattggacagtgttcaacaggttgttctcatcaacaatcttcggatgcaTCATTCATCGGGACCAGAttaaattaaacatccaatctcacatttagtctggtttattaGGCTActtattagtggtgtgcattggcactgccctcacgattcgatccgattacgattcgggaggaagcattcgattcgatttgatccgATTCAATGCTACAATACatagcaatgcattacatttctactgagagcaaagcaaatgtttcatcagtcatgatgaggcaacacaagtagtcagatactgagcaacaatttattggctgttttctgtacgagtctgtatcagtcttgcaatgctttgaagtgcttttatttaatttaacattcattggcTCCCAatatatccacagaagtaattgaaacttacaaaaattgctgcatcgattctggaacttgccgcattgaatcggATCGCCCAtgcccgcattgcattgcatcgccgaatcgattattgttgacaccactactacgtATGGCCTATTCCCAGATGGATGTttgtggagcaaggtggaacctATTGATCTGGCGAGTGTCAGGTTACATTACACATAATACAACCAACATAAATGATTTTTAAGGCCTAGTGGGTATTATACCTGCAAAACCTACTCCTCTTTCTTCCACCC contains:
- the LOC134463878 gene encoding zinc finger and SCAN domain-containing protein 2-like isoform X2, whose amino-acid sequence is MECEIKAIFHHVDGNHKQTCSNLERASQLITEALQCEFRQNTTLCMLIHRLEERAAENGRSLSEQVDSNRQLKLQVDELQKQLQNKDKSLAQAKQSITMLKNELRDLRQQLHSQENSQRTIQEVTEWLQDGERQPNVVEEEGSVLQNPFVGIKEEVADGGYPCSQSVGDTDASTEHTNSSSADIKAELVKEEGEMLDMAPIDSPETSHSPDLVRPLRSSAQLVDCRETRLQQAATSDNYEEGEQPDTGRGLQPSSSAVPKFTAPPETEVDNGRPYKCPVCGKDFSRKAVMETHQKDAHTEDQPEQDQYNLEQDQHTHTRKKGCVCEQCGTVCPRPKDLKRHKRIHTGERPYHCSECGRRFSQLGNLRTHFRIHTGEKPYRCTECVQRFSSLGNLKTHLRTHTGDKPYCCGQCGACFSQAGSLSRHKLSHRKKAAANQETDMGLSHRKRAAAATAATQETDMGLSSGSSTSVDNVIDYLNNQMFAALSSTYTLN
- the LOC134463878 gene encoding zinc finger protein 239-like isoform X3, which encodes MECEIKAIFHHVDGNHKQTCSNLERASQLITEALQCEFRQNTTLCMLIHRLEERAAENGRSLSEQVDSNRQLKLQVDELQKQLQNKDKSLAQAKQSITMLKNELRDLRQQLHSQENSQRTIQEVTEWLQDGERQPNVVEEEGSVLQNPFVGIKEEVADGGYPCSQSGDTDASTEHTNSSSADIKAELVKEEGEMLDMAPIDSPETSHSPDLVRPLRSSAQLVDCRETRLQQAATSDNYEEGEQPDTGRGLQPSSSAVPKFTAPPETEVDNGRPYKCPVCGKDFSRKAVMETHQKDAHTEDQPEQDQYNLEQDQHTHTRKKGCVCEQCGTVCPRPKDLKRHKRIHTGERPYHCSECGRRFSQLGNLRTHFRIHTGEKPYRCTECVQRFSSLGNLKTHLRTHTGDKPYCCGQCGACFSQAGSLSRHKLSHRKKAAANQETDMGLSHRKRAAAATAATQETDMGLSSGSSTSVDNVIDYLNNQMFAALSSTYTLN